In Gimesia sp., a single genomic region encodes these proteins:
- a CDS encoding HD domain-containing protein has protein sequence MPNRLIAVIDIGTGAIRMAIAEIKEDGTVYALERLSQAVTLGKDTFQTRNIQKSTMEECVRILKSYRRRLDEYQITRDDQIRVVATSAVREADNRLAFTDRIFIATGFEVSPLDEAEVNRITYQGIRPYLTAKPNLDEAQTIVTEIGGGTTELLLVQEGNVLFSSNYRLGALRLREMLKGYRVPLSKERTIMENQIERVIQQITHEVPGDKSIKLVVLGGDVRFALAQLRPDDQIPDPGNSPDELDRLKVSELSKFTDRILQQSEDELAQTYHLSFTDAETLGPALLAYTKLAEAYQQKHIYVTKANFRDGLLKEMADQNNWTDEFNQQVIRSSIDFGKRFDFDEAHARHVAFLADTLFQSLHNEHKLDAKNRLLLYTASLLHEIGIYVNQRGYHKHSMYLISNGNLFGLGQVDLLLVALIARYHRRASPKATHQGYSTLDRFSRIAIAKMAAILRVADALDYSYSQRVQEIECEITQGQLIISIPHVEDVSLEQIALVEKGPLFEEVFGMKVHLRKKQ, from the coding sequence ATGCCCAATCGTTTAATTGCTGTGATCGATATCGGCACCGGCGCCATCCGTATGGCGATTGCCGAGATCAAGGAAGACGGTACGGTCTATGCTCTGGAGCGTCTCTCTCAGGCGGTCACGCTGGGGAAGGATACTTTTCAGACGAGGAACATTCAGAAGTCGACGATGGAAGAATGCGTTCGTATTCTTAAAAGCTATCGCCGCCGTCTGGATGAATATCAGATCACCCGTGACGACCAGATTCGCGTGGTCGCTACCAGTGCGGTCCGGGAAGCAGACAACCGCCTGGCGTTCACCGACCGGATTTTCATCGCCACGGGGTTTGAAGTCTCACCGCTGGATGAAGCAGAGGTCAACCGAATCACGTATCAGGGGATCCGCCCCTACCTGACAGCGAAACCTAATCTGGATGAAGCTCAGACGATCGTCACCGAAATCGGTGGGGGAACAACAGAACTGCTGCTGGTCCAGGAAGGGAACGTGCTGTTCTCCAGTAACTACCGGTTGGGAGCACTCCGTCTGCGGGAGATGCTCAAAGGATACAGGGTGCCTCTTTCCAAAGAGCGAACGATCATGGAGAACCAGATCGAACGCGTGATTCAGCAGATCACCCACGAAGTCCCCGGAGACAAATCGATCAAACTGGTGGTGCTGGGAGGCGACGTCCGTTTTGCACTGGCACAACTGCGTCCCGACGATCAGATTCCCGATCCTGGTAATTCGCCTGACGAACTGGATCGCCTCAAAGTCTCGGAGTTAAGCAAGTTCACCGACCGGATTCTTCAGCAGAGCGAGGATGAGCTGGCACAGACTTACCACCTCTCCTTTACCGATGCAGAGACTCTGGGGCCAGCGTTGCTGGCCTATACCAAGCTGGCCGAGGCTTACCAGCAGAAACACATCTACGTCACCAAAGCGAACTTCCGCGATGGTCTGCTGAAAGAAATGGCTGACCAGAACAACTGGACTGACGAGTTCAATCAGCAGGTAATCCGCTCCTCAATCGACTTTGGGAAACGATTCGACTTCGACGAGGCCCATGCCCGGCATGTCGCGTTTCTGGCCGACACCCTGTTTCAGTCATTACACAACGAACATAAGCTGGACGCCAAAAACCGACTGCTGCTTTATACCGCTTCGCTGCTCCACGAGATCGGCATCTACGTCAACCAGCGCGGCTACCACAAACATTCCATGTACCTGATCAGCAACGGGAACCTGTTTGGTCTCGGTCAGGTCGATCTACTGCTGGTAGCGCTGATCGCCCGCTATCACCGGAGAGCTTCTCCCAAAGCGACTCACCAGGGATATTCCACTTTAGATCGTTTCAGCCGCATCGCGATCGCCAAGATGGCGGCCATCCTTCGCGTTGCCGACGCTCTGGATTATTCCTACTCCCAACGCGTACAGGAAATTGAATGTGAAATTACTCAGGGACAGTTAATTATTTCCATTCCCCATGTGGAAGACGTTTCCCTGGAACAGATCGCGCTCGTGGAAAAAGGACCATTATTCGAAGAAGTCTTCGGAATGAAAGTCCATTTGAGAAAAAAACAATAA
- the ppk1 gene encoding polyphosphate kinase 1: MASNTANYLNRELSWLEFNQRVLDEAHDPSIPLLERLKFLAITSSNLDEFFMVRVGGLHLLQASGNTSTDPSGMTARETLEAISLRAHQMMVDQYQCLLKEIEPPLAEAGFQRVNPLDLSDSQRRIVEHVFRDEIYPVLTPMAVTPNMDFPYLVNHTLNIVVRLSPDEKSKKPRDRFAIIPFGRTDFRFITLPSEGGYQYLPMEEAVCLFIEHFFRGEEVLECIPFRVTKNADVSLQDEFASDLLHQMEDMLDQRKQGDCIRLEIAESVSVETLEFLERGLGVLDENVYRIPGPLDLTAFMRLTDISGFDSQKDANWPPQPSPEVNPRISMFENITRQDILLCHPYESFEPVVRLVEEAAVDPDVLAIKQILYRTSKHSPIVAALIRAAEQGKHVTAIVELKARFDEARNIEWAKNLEHAGVQVIYGVKGLKTHAKICCIIRREPHGIQRYMHFGTGNYNDATAKIYSDISYFTSDEVLASDAINFFNSITGYSIPQKYQKLEAAPISLRDKLLDMIHHETERKKQGQKARIVAKINSLVDPDIIDALYEASEAGVKVKLNIRGICCLRPGVAKLSKNIEVVSIIDRFLEHARILYFYHGGDERVFISSADWMPRNLDRRVELLVPIEEENCRNKLIKILNCYFEDNAKARVLNADGVYERITPNKEKNLVRCQEVLYDEAVTAIRQAEVASRTVFEPHMAPEEQK, encoded by the coding sequence ATGGCTTCGAATACTGCGAATTACCTGAACCGTGAATTAAGCTGGCTGGAATTCAATCAACGCGTTCTGGATGAAGCTCACGATCCGAGTATTCCCTTACTGGAACGTTTGAAATTTCTGGCCATCACCAGTTCCAATCTGGATGAGTTCTTTATGGTCCGCGTGGGTGGTTTGCACCTGCTGCAGGCCAGTGGTAATACGAGTACAGATCCCTCCGGAATGACCGCCAGAGAAACACTGGAAGCCATCAGTCTGCGCGCTCATCAGATGATGGTGGATCAGTATCAGTGTCTGTTGAAAGAGATTGAACCACCGCTGGCGGAGGCCGGCTTTCAACGCGTCAATCCCCTCGATCTTTCAGACTCACAACGGAGAATCGTGGAACACGTCTTTCGGGATGAGATCTATCCGGTCCTGACACCAATGGCCGTGACGCCGAATATGGATTTTCCTTACCTGGTCAACCACACCCTCAACATTGTGGTAAGACTGAGCCCCGATGAAAAAAGCAAAAAGCCCCGGGACCGGTTTGCCATCATCCCCTTCGGTCGCACTGATTTTCGTTTCATCACGCTCCCTTCGGAAGGCGGATACCAGTATCTGCCGATGGAAGAGGCCGTCTGTCTGTTTATCGAACATTTTTTCCGGGGTGAAGAGGTTCTGGAATGCATTCCTTTTCGCGTGACGAAAAACGCCGATGTCAGTCTGCAGGATGAGTTCGCTTCAGACCTGCTGCACCAGATGGAGGACATGCTCGATCAGCGAAAGCAGGGTGACTGTATTCGCCTGGAAATTGCCGAATCGGTTTCCGTCGAAACCCTGGAATTTCTGGAACGTGGTCTGGGGGTACTGGATGAAAACGTCTATCGCATTCCCGGCCCCCTGGATCTGACTGCGTTCATGCGACTGACCGATATTTCCGGCTTTGACAGCCAGAAGGATGCCAACTGGCCTCCTCAACCTTCTCCAGAAGTGAATCCGCGAATCAGTATGTTTGAAAACATTACCCGTCAGGACATTCTGCTCTGCCATCCTTACGAGAGCTTTGAGCCTGTGGTCCGGCTGGTAGAAGAAGCAGCCGTCGATCCCGATGTGCTCGCCATCAAACAGATTCTGTATCGTACGAGTAAACACAGCCCGATTGTGGCAGCCCTGATTCGCGCTGCCGAGCAGGGCAAGCATGTCACCGCGATCGTGGAACTCAAGGCCCGCTTTGACGAAGCCCGCAATATCGAATGGGCTAAAAACCTTGAGCATGCAGGGGTGCAGGTGATTTATGGAGTGAAAGGACTCAAGACACACGCCAAGATCTGCTGCATCATTCGTCGCGAGCCTCACGGGATTCAACGCTACATGCATTTTGGAACCGGTAACTATAACGATGCTACCGCCAAGATCTACAGCGACATCAGTTACTTCACATCTGACGAAGTGCTCGCCTCCGATGCGATCAACTTCTTCAATTCGATCACCGGATATTCGATTCCCCAGAAATATCAGAAGCTGGAAGCGGCTCCGATCAGTCTACGCGACAAACTGCTGGATATGATCCACCACGAAACGGAGCGAAAGAAACAGGGACAGAAAGCGCGGATCGTGGCCAAAATTAATTCTCTGGTCGATCCGGATATTATTGATGCCCTGTACGAGGCTTCTGAAGCCGGCGTGAAAGTCAAATTGAATATTCGCGGTATCTGCTGCCTGCGCCCGGGAGTTGCCAAGCTCAGTAAAAATATCGAAGTCGTGAGTATCATCGATCGTTTCCTGGAACATGCCCGGATTCTGTATTTTTATCATGGAGGCGATGAGCGGGTATTCATCTCCAGTGCAGACTGGATGCCGCGCAATCTTGATCGCCGGGTGGAACTGCTGGTTCCCATTGAAGAAGAAAACTGCCGGAACAAACTGATCAAAATTCTGAACTGTTATTTTGAAGACAACGCCAAGGCCCGGGTACTGAATGCTGACGGTGTCTATGAGCGGATCACGCCCAATAAGGAAAAGAATCTGGTGCGTTGTCAGGAAGTGCTGTACGACGAAGCCGTCACAGCCATCCGCCAGGCAGAGGTGGCCAGTCGGACCGTGTTCGAACCTCATATGGCACCGGAAGAACAAAAATAA
- a CDS encoding Gfo/Idh/MocA family oxidoreductase — protein MSEVTRRSFLQTSAGAVAATSLLSNTARADVNGKIRVAVLGVNGRGRTHIKAVGDVEGADVVLLCDPDEQVLAKRAAEFEKKYGRKVETETDMRKVFDRDDIDVVTVATPNHWHSLATIWACQAGKDVYVEKPGSHNLFEGRKMIEAADKYKRIVQHGVQLRSQPAIQEAVEHLRKGTIGDVYMARGLVFRWRPSIGKKPNEKAPSYLDWNLWQGPAQETDFSRRYVHYNWHWTWDYGNGDVGNQGVHETDMCLWGLDVKLPSQITAMGGKFLWDDDKVTPELLTTNYFYPEENKMIQFEVRPWCTNTEDGATVGNIFYGSEGYMVIKGYKSYETYLGQKREPGPKNSGDDPVVAHFTNFLDAVRSRKAETLNGPVETAHTSSGIAHLGNIAYRLGRQLNFDPKTEQFVNDPEADKYLTRQYRKPFVVPNEV, from the coding sequence ATGAGTGAAGTCACACGTCGCAGTTTTCTGCAAACCAGCGCCGGTGCAGTGGCAGCAACTTCGCTGCTGAGCAATACCGCCCGTGCCGATGTGAATGGAAAAATCCGAGTCGCCGTATTGGGAGTCAACGGTCGCGGACGTACACACATCAAAGCCGTCGGCGATGTCGAAGGAGCTGATGTTGTTCTGCTCTGCGACCCTGATGAACAGGTTCTTGCGAAACGGGCTGCCGAATTCGAAAAGAAATACGGTCGCAAGGTGGAAACAGAGACCGATATGCGAAAGGTCTTTGATCGCGATGACATCGATGTCGTGACTGTAGCGACCCCCAACCACTGGCACTCGCTGGCCACCATCTGGGCCTGTCAGGCTGGTAAAGACGTTTATGTCGAAAAACCGGGTTCGCATAACCTGTTCGAAGGTCGCAAGATGATTGAAGCGGCTGACAAATATAAACGCATCGTCCAGCACGGCGTTCAGTTACGCAGCCAGCCTGCGATTCAGGAAGCCGTCGAACATCTCCGCAAAGGAACGATCGGAGATGTCTACATGGCGCGTGGCCTGGTCTTCCGCTGGCGTCCTTCGATCGGTAAAAAGCCGAATGAAAAGGCACCTTCCTACCTCGACTGGAATCTCTGGCAGGGACCTGCTCAGGAAACCGATTTCTCACGTCGTTACGTGCACTACAACTGGCACTGGACCTGGGATTACGGTAACGGCGATGTCGGCAACCAGGGAGTGCACGAAACCGACATGTGTCTCTGGGGGCTGGACGTGAAACTGCCTTCTCAGATCACTGCCATGGGGGGCAAGTTCCTCTGGGACGATGATAAAGTCACTCCGGAACTACTGACAACGAACTACTTCTATCCGGAAGAGAACAAAATGATTCAGTTCGAAGTTCGTCCCTGGTGCACGAACACGGAAGATGGTGCCACCGTTGGTAATATCTTCTACGGTTCAGAAGGCTACATGGTCATCAAAGGTTATAAATCCTATGAAACCTATCTCGGCCAGAAACGGGAACCCGGTCCGAAGAACAGCGGCGACGATCCTGTTGTAGCTCACTTCACCAATTTCCTGGACGCCGTTCGTTCCCGGAAAGCCGAAACGCTGAATGGTCCGGTTGAAACCGCTCATACGAGCTCCGGAATTGCTCACCTCGGTAACATCGCTTACCGTCTGGGACGGCAGTTAAACTTCGATCCGAAGACCGAACAGTTTGTAAACGATCCGGAAGCAGACAAGTATCTGACCCGTCAGTATCGCAAACCGTTTGTCGTACCCAACGAAGTCTAA
- a CDS encoding response regulator: MKVLVVDDVGYTCYVHTRLLEELGYEVICASSGFEALSILEQDSEIKIVFSELVMRELDGLDLFLKVQKQERYNDDGQLEAPMYFLMTSIQPGNQTQNRQQERLELAKKLGITGVIYKTRDREELKQAFAHNLKSALGELSEATPVDIYTPAQNLCEAVKDIIETKNLEAAEELFDLIIAQSEYLEFFINSSSKRAELA, from the coding sequence ATGAAAGTATTAGTTGTTGATGATGTTGGATATACCTGTTATGTGCATACCAGGTTACTTGAAGAGCTGGGCTATGAAGTCATCTGTGCCTCTTCCGGTTTTGAAGCCCTTTCCATCCTGGAACAGGACAGCGAGATCAAAATCGTGTTCTCGGAACTGGTAATGCGTGAGCTGGACGGTCTGGATCTGTTCCTCAAGGTACAGAAACAGGAGCGTTATAACGACGATGGCCAACTCGAAGCCCCCATGTATTTCCTGATGACGTCGATCCAGCCCGGTAACCAGACTCAGAATCGGCAACAGGAACGACTGGAACTGGCCAAGAAACTGGGGATCACCGGCGTCATTTACAAAACCCGTGACCGGGAAGAACTCAAGCAGGCGTTCGCCCATAATCTGAAAAGTGCCCTGGGTGAGCTGTCGGAAGCAACGCCGGTCGACATTTACACTCCCGCGCAAAACCTGTGTGAAGCAGTCAAAGATATTATTGAAACCAAAAACCTCGAGGCAGCTGAGGAACTGTTTGACCTGATCATTGCCCAGTCCGAATACCTTGAGTTTTTCATTAACAGTTCCAGCAAACGCGCGGAACTGGCATAA
- a CDS encoding PIG-L family deacetylase — translation MADQKTLLAIGAHFDDCAYGVPGIMLQAVAKNYRVVQLILIGDYSNWPPTKGREAEFKEGVVRIARDYGIETRYLDFASHRYDTNQATKEKVAAAVLDIKPDIALQLWEFDHHHDHTVASQLSKIALNHGGRVLNEDRFRGPRKIYHYDNGPGHTIGFEPDTFVDVTDYWEKSQEWLGRYMALQRNVEYDPAQSNGALQGKENLARYRGQTCRVKFAEALWAPRKQPVEIL, via the coding sequence ATGGCTGATCAGAAAACACTACTCGCCATCGGAGCCCACTTTGATGACTGCGCTTACGGCGTCCCCGGGATCATGCTGCAGGCGGTTGCCAAGAACTACCGTGTGGTACAGCTGATTCTGATCGGCGACTACAGTAACTGGCCCCCGACCAAGGGACGGGAAGCGGAGTTTAAAGAGGGAGTCGTCCGCATTGCCCGGGACTACGGCATTGAAACCCGTTATCTGGATTTTGCCTCACATCGGTATGACACCAATCAGGCAACCAAAGAAAAAGTGGCTGCTGCGGTACTCGACATCAAACCGGACATCGCATTGCAGCTCTGGGAATTCGATCATCACCACGACCACACAGTGGCCTCCCAGTTGAGTAAAATCGCCTTGAATCATGGAGGACGGGTTCTGAACGAAGATCGGTTCAGAGGACCGCGCAAGATTTATCACTACGATAACGGTCCGGGCCATACCATCGGGTTTGAACCCGATACATTCGTGGATGTGACGGATTACTGGGAGAAATCCCAGGAATGGCTGGGACGTTATATGGCATTACAACGCAACGTCGAGTACGATCCCGCACAATCCAACGGAGCCCTGCAGGGAAAAGAGAACCTGGCCCGCTACCGCGGTCAGACCTGTCGTGTCAAGTTTGCCGAAGCGCTCTGGGCGCCGCGCAAACAACCCGTGGAAATTCTCTAA
- a CDS encoding DinB family protein: MSLAEHITAALQLPTTVVNMYLDDLTDAELLVRPAENMNHIAWQLGHLIQSEHMHVSEVAPDAMPALPEGFTERHTRETAASDEPGDFLSKAEYLQLMHEQREASSKLLATLSDEQLSQPAPEKVNYLGPTVGCIFAGEATHWMMHAGQWAVIRRQLGKAPLF, from the coding sequence ATGAGCCTGGCAGAACACATTACCGCAGCCCTGCAACTTCCGACCACAGTCGTCAACATGTACCTGGATGATCTGACCGACGCGGAACTACTGGTGAGACCCGCAGAGAACATGAACCACATCGCCTGGCAATTGGGGCACCTGATCCAGAGTGAGCATATGCATGTATCTGAAGTCGCCCCCGATGCGATGCCTGCGCTGCCTGAAGGATTTACGGAACGACACACCAGAGAAACCGCTGCCAGTGATGAGCCGGGAGACTTCCTGAGTAAAGCCGAATATCTCCAGCTGATGCACGAGCAGCGCGAAGCCAGTTCAAAGCTGCTGGCGACACTGAGTGATGAGCAACTATCGCAACCAGCGCCGGAAAAAGTGAACTACCTGGGACCAACGGTCGGTTGTATTTTTGCAGGAGAAGCGACGCACTGGATGATGCACGCCGGCCAGTGGGCGGTTATACGTCGCCAGTTGGGGAAAGCGCCACTGTTTTAA
- a CDS encoding globin, which translates to MNQIALEEIFDHLGEAHLEQLIAAFYRRVKTDDILNPMYPQDDLAGAEYRLKEFLVYRLGGPQRYLKERGHPALRMRHAPFAINQSARDRWMELMTAAMTETEVPVEIRQTLEMFFDQMATFLINRAG; encoded by the coding sequence ATGAATCAGATCGCACTGGAAGAAATCTTTGATCACCTGGGAGAAGCCCATCTGGAGCAGTTGATCGCTGCCTTTTATCGTCGAGTGAAAACGGACGACATTCTGAACCCTATGTACCCGCAGGATGATCTGGCTGGCGCAGAATATCGCCTGAAAGAATTTCTGGTATATCGTCTCGGTGGCCCCCAGCGTTATTTAAAGGAGCGGGGACATCCTGCTCTCCGTATGCGTCACGCACCGTTTGCGATCAACCAGAGTGCCCGAGATCGCTGGATGGAGCTGATGACTGCCGCCATGACTGAGACAGAAGTTCCCGTGGAAATTCGCCAGACTCTGGAAATGTTTTTCGACCAGATGGCAACCTTTCTGATCAACCGGGCCGGTTAA
- a CDS encoding HIT domain-containing protein, whose amino-acid sequence MELDARLQADCHPICELTESRLLLMNNALVDWFILVPHCEEIELTQLSFVQQTAILNEVNLVARYLQQHCEPDKLNIATLGNVVSQLHIHVIGRKHTDPYWPAPVWGQSERLDYTETQVEQIRQSFTEFVQQENQ is encoded by the coding sequence ATGGAACTGGATGCACGCCTGCAGGCAGACTGCCACCCCATCTGTGAGCTGACGGAATCGCGACTGCTATTGATGAACAATGCGCTGGTCGACTGGTTCATTCTGGTTCCCCACTGCGAGGAAATTGAGCTGACGCAACTCTCCTTCGTACAGCAGACCGCAATTCTGAACGAGGTGAATCTGGTTGCCCGTTACCTGCAACAACACTGTGAACCGGATAAATTGAATATCGCCACGCTGGGCAATGTGGTCAGTCAGTTGCATATTCATGTGATTGGGCGGAAACATACTGATCCTTACTGGCCGGCTCCCGTCTGGGGACAGTCTGAACGACTCGACTATACGGAAACACAAGTCGAACAGATCAGACAGAGTTTCACTGAATTCGTTCAGCAGGAAAATCAATAA
- a CDS encoding Gfo/Idh/MocA family oxidoreductase, with product MSQSPVRIGVLGLIHDHVWDHLPQLAHSENAELVGACDTNQALRERIQSEFGCPVYETPEELLSEQELDGVFIFSSNKAGAELTLLALERGLHVMIEKPMAASLAQAEAMLAAAQAKDLCLMVNWPFAWWPQMQHAIAFAKAGGIGDLWQVKYRAAHAGPKELGCSDYFCDWLFNPELNGAGAMMDYCCYGCVLASNLLGEPDSVTGLGGQYRPAPLGVEDNALIVMQYPHGIATAEGSWSQVGKLTAYATAIYGTEGTLIVEPHKKGRLMLATEEEPLGTEVKVECPVLTLQTATEHFAHCIRTGETPWELCDPKISLSAQQILERGVQQMQQS from the coding sequence ATGTCACAATCACCAGTACGCATCGGAGTTCTCGGCTTAATTCATGACCACGTCTGGGATCATCTGCCCCAGCTGGCACATTCTGAAAATGCGGAGCTCGTGGGAGCCTGCGATACCAATCAGGCCTTGCGGGAACGCATTCAGAGCGAATTTGGATGCCCCGTTTATGAAACACCTGAAGAACTATTGAGCGAACAGGAGCTGGATGGCGTCTTCATTTTCAGCAGTAACAAAGCAGGGGCGGAACTGACACTACTGGCCTTGGAACGGGGGCTGCACGTGATGATCGAAAAGCCGATGGCTGCGAGTCTCGCGCAGGCTGAAGCGATGCTGGCTGCAGCTCAAGCAAAAGATCTGTGCCTGATGGTCAACTGGCCTTTCGCCTGGTGGCCCCAGATGCAACATGCGATTGCCTTTGCCAAAGCGGGTGGCATCGGAGACCTCTGGCAGGTGAAATACCGGGCCGCCCATGCCGGTCCCAAAGAACTGGGCTGCAGCGATTATTTCTGTGATTGGCTGTTTAATCCAGAGCTGAATGGTGCCGGCGCCATGATGGATTACTGTTGTTACGGCTGTGTCCTGGCCAGTAATCTGCTGGGAGAACCGGATTCAGTCACCGGCCTGGGAGGACAGTACCGCCCTGCCCCGCTTGGAGTAGAAGACAATGCGCTAATTGTCATGCAGTACCCGCATGGCATAGCAACCGCGGAAGGGTCGTGGTCACAAGTCGGTAAACTGACAGCTTACGCAACTGCGATCTATGGCACCGAGGGAACCTTGATTGTCGAACCGCATAAAAAAGGAAGACTGATGCTGGCTACCGAGGAAGAACCTCTGGGAACAGAGGTCAAAGTCGAATGTCCAGTGCTTACCCTGCAGACAGCGACTGAACATTTTGCACATTGTATCCGGACCGGTGAAACGCCCTGGGAATTGTGTGATCCCAAAATCAGCCTGTCAGCGCAGCAGATTCTGGAGAGAGGTGTGCAGCAGATGCAGCAAAGTTAG
- a CDS encoding cupin domain-containing protein, which translates to MTLSHAKAGEVVDISPLGADLESAKTTTLVKTEEFQIIRLVLQAGKSLPEHTAPGIITIQCLEGRVKFNCLGESHELTAGRLLHLPHAEPHAVECLESASLLLTIISDMSGKRPMNAIDEAADESFPASDPPAWNAGKRI; encoded by the coding sequence ATGACACTTTCACATGCCAAAGCGGGTGAAGTGGTTGACATAAGCCCGCTGGGGGCTGATCTGGAGTCAGCTAAAACCACCACGCTGGTCAAAACGGAAGAGTTTCAGATCATTCGCCTGGTTTTGCAGGCTGGTAAATCCCTGCCTGAGCACACAGCGCCCGGCATTATCACCATTCAATGCCTCGAAGGCCGCGTGAAATTCAACTGTCTGGGTGAATCACATGAGCTGACCGCAGGCAGGTTATTGCATCTACCTCACGCTGAACCCCATGCGGTTGAATGTCTGGAATCCGCATCGCTGCTGTTGACGATCATCTCCGACATGTCAGGCAAGCGTCCCATGAATGCCATTGATGAGGCGGCAGATGAATCCTTTCCAGCGAGTGATCCTCCCGCCTGGAACGCAGGTAAGAGAATCTGA
- a CDS encoding glutamine synthetase family protein, with amino-acid sequence MQRDLLEKQLREYNVELVRAIYVGPDGIARGKAFPPGSIDDVLAHGLGLTQAQASVTVFDHLPPESQFQPVGEVRICPDINTFQVLPYLPGHARMISNLNTIQGDPWELCPRHLLQTFLDRLSERGLVLRAAFENEFTIYRNVNGNWEPLDQTNCFSSAAMDMASPYILPILSALEQQGVQVEKYYPEAGHGQHEIPIRHQAGMLSADQQVIFKETVRGVALANDFRISFMPKASPDSAGNGCHIHFSLWDKESEQNLFYDPNAAFGLSELALQFTAGVLNHLPAVMAFTAPTTNSYSRFVERCWSSCYASWGPDNREATLRAASGFLGQESATVNVEFKPSDPTCNPYLALSALLCAGLDGIDQGASPGEPVMTDPALLSEAERESRGMRRYPSDLSVSLSALEADPLFQRHFGKSRIQDYLTMKRAEIEMINSLEHAAEQTAYLFRF; translated from the coding sequence ATGCAGCGCGATCTACTGGAAAAACAGCTGCGGGAATACAACGTTGAACTGGTGCGGGCGATTTATGTCGGCCCCGATGGCATCGCGCGAGGCAAAGCGTTTCCGCCCGGTAGTATCGATGATGTGCTCGCACATGGTCTGGGCCTGACACAGGCCCAGGCTTCGGTGACGGTCTTCGATCACCTGCCTCCGGAAAGCCAGTTTCAACCTGTTGGTGAAGTACGGATTTGTCCTGACATCAATACCTTTCAGGTGCTCCCTTACCTGCCAGGCCATGCGCGGATGATCTCTAACCTGAATACGATCCAGGGAGATCCCTGGGAACTCTGTCCGCGACATTTACTGCAGACGTTTCTCGACAGACTTTCTGAACGGGGACTGGTCCTCAGGGCAGCCTTTGAAAACGAGTTTACGATCTATCGTAATGTGAATGGCAACTGGGAGCCCCTCGATCAGACGAACTGCTTCAGTTCCGCAGCCATGGATATGGCCAGCCCCTACATACTGCCAATCCTCTCTGCACTGGAACAGCAGGGCGTGCAGGTTGAGAAGTATTACCCGGAAGCGGGCCATGGTCAGCATGAAATCCCCATTCGTCATCAGGCCGGCATGCTTTCTGCAGACCAGCAGGTCATTTTCAAAGAAACCGTGCGCGGTGTCGCCCTGGCGAATGATTTCCGGATTTCCTTTATGCCCAAAGCCTCACCTGATTCAGCCGGAAATGGCTGTCATATCCATTTCAGCCTCTGGGATAAAGAGAGCGAACAGAATCTGTTCTACGATCCCAATGCCGCTTTTGGACTATCAGAGCTGGCGCTGCAGTTCACAGCAGGAGTTCTGAATCACCTGCCGGCAGTCATGGCGTTTACCGCACCGACCACCAATTCCTACAGTCGATTTGTCGAACGTTGCTGGAGTTCCTGTTATGCCTCCTGGGGACCTGACAATCGCGAAGCAACACTCCGTGCTGCTTCCGGATTTCTGGGACAGGAATCCGCCACTGTCAATGTAGAATTCAAACCCTCTGATCCGACATGCAATCCTTACCTGGCGCTCTCAGCGCTGCTCTGTGCCGGTCTGGACGGAATCGACCAGGGTGCATCTCCCGGTGAACCAGTCATGACCGATCCGGCATTATTGAGCGAAGCGGAACGAGAATCGCGCGGCATGAGGCGTTATCCCTCTGATCTGTCGGTATCGTTATCTGCCCTGGAAGCAGACCCCCTGTTTCAACGCCACTTTGGTAAATCACGGATTCAAGATTACCTCACAATGAAGCGCGCAGAGATTGAAATGATCAATTCACTGGAGCACGCCGCTGAACAGACAGCCTATCTGTTCCGCTTTTAA